In one window of Macrotis lagotis isolate mMagLag1 chromosome 5, bilby.v1.9.chrom.fasta, whole genome shotgun sequence DNA:
- the WDR46 gene encoding WD repeat-containing protein 46, translating to MEAAPKPGSGARIKAQGKKQKPPRYWEGETDGANTLPSNPFIAPSPSRGNKRKREDRSQPKPQVPKKRKQIQELKSKKNQKHLRTKQNQKNLRLKKDLRPNEKEEIRPSQTLSGAQDPFPGPAPVSENAVNKFRRGNSKFLKKHSLKLVTKYKLKAAVSEEEETSVRAARAELLLSEEPGFLEGEDGEDTATICQSDIVEAVDIASAAKHFDLNLHQFGPYRLNYSRTGRHLALGGRRGHVATFDWITKKLMCEINVMEAVRDIRFLHSETLFAVAQKRWLHVYDNQGIELHCVRRCDRVTRLEFLPFHFLLATASETGFLTYLDVSVGKIVASLTARAGRLDVMTQNPHNAVIHLGHSNGTVSLWCPAMKEPLVKILCHRGGVRAVAVDSSGTYMATSGLDHQVKIFDLRGKYQPLTSRALPQGAGHLAFSQRGLLAGGMGDVVSIWGGQGQGNFPSLDQPYLTHRLPGHVHGLQFCPFEDVLGAGHNRGFTSILVPGAGEPNFDGLESNPYRSRKQRQEWEVKALMEKIPAELIDLDPRNLGEIDVISLEQKKKEQIERLGFDPEAKAPFQPKQKKKGRSSTANLVKRKTKVKDQEHREKIRQSLQQQQKKKQEQQQNKNNKLKTSQSTGPRPSALDRFKR from the exons ATGGAAGCGGCTCCGAAGCCGGGCAGCGGTGCCCGCATCAAGGCCCAGGGCAAGAAACAG aaaccTCCTCGCTACTGGGAAGGGGAAACAGATGGAGCCAATACCCTCCCATCGAACCCCTTCATTGCCCCTTCCCCTTCCAGGGGTAacaagaggaagagggaagaccGGTCTCAGCCCAAGCCCCAAGTACCTAAGAAGCGAAAACAGATACAGGAGCTCAAATCAAAGAAGAACCAGAAGCATCTCAGGacaaagcagaaccagaagaatttgAGGTTAAAGAAGGATCTGAGGCcaaatgagaaagaggaaataagacCAAGTCAAACCTTATCTGGG GCTCAAGATCCATTTCCAGGACCAGCCCCAGTCTCAGAGAATGCTGTAAATAAGTTTCGAAGAGGtaattctaaatttttgaag AAGCATTCCCTTAAGTTGGTGACTAAGTACAAGCTCAAGGCAGCTGTTTCTGAAGAGGAAGAAACAAGTGTCCGTGCAGCACGAGCTGAATTATTGCTTTCTGAGGAGCCTGG ATTCCTAGAAGGAGAGGATGGGGAAGACACAGCCACAATCTGCCAGTCCGACATTGTTGAGGCTGTGGACATTGCCAGTGCAGCTAAG CATTTTGACCTGAACTTGCACCAGTTTGGACCCTACAGGCTCAATTACTCGAGGACTGGAAG ACACCTTGCCCTGGGTGGCCGGAGAGGTCACGTGGCCACGTTTGACTGGATAACAAAGAAACTAATGTGTGAAATCAACGTCATGGAAGCTGTGAGGGACATACG GTTCCTGCACTCTGAGACCTTGTTTGCAGTTGCGCAGAAACGCTGGCTCCATGTCTATGACAATCAAGGAATTGAGCTCCACTGTGTCCGAAGGTGTGACCGTGTCACTCGACTTGAGTTCCTGCCCTTCCACTTCCTGTTGGCCACAGCT TCAGAGACAGGATTCCTAACCTACCTGGATGTGTCTGTTGGCAAGATTGTAGCATCTCTGACAGCTCGGGCTGGGCGTCTGGATGTGATGACCCAGAATCCCCACAATGCCGTCATCCATCTTGGCCACAGCAATG GCACTGTGTCCCTCTGGTGTCCAGCCATGAAGGAGCCTCTGGTTAAGATTCTCTGTCACCGTGGTGGGGTCCGGGCTGTGGCAGTGGATTCCTCTGGCAC GTACATGGCAACGTCTGGTCTGGACCACCAAGTGAAGATCTTTGACCTTCGGGGAAAGTACCAGCCTCTGACATCTCGAGCTCTGCCCCAGGGAGCTGGCCACTTGGCATTCTCACAGCGAGGACTGTTGGCTGGAGGCATGGGGGATGTGGTCAGCATATGGGGGGGACAGGGGCAGGGTAACTTTCCCTCCCTTGACCAGCCATATCTGACCCATCGTCTCCCTGGTCATGTCCATGGCCTTCAGTTCTGCCCCTTTGAGGATGTGCTGGGGGCAGGCCACAACAGGGGCTTCACCAGCATCCTGGTACCTG GGGCTGGGGAGCCTAATTTTGATGGACTAGAAAGTAACCCCTATAGGAGCCGTAAGCAGCGTCAGGAATGGGAAGTGAAAGCTCTAATGGAGAAG ATCCCAGCGGAACTGATTGACCTGGATCCTCGGAATCTGGGTGAAATTGATGTCATCTCTTTGGagcagaagaagaaagaacaaatagaGCGATTG GGGTTCGACCCTGAGGCTAAAGCCCCATTTCAGCCAAAGCAGAAAAAGAAGGGACGTAGCTCAACAGCAAACTTGGTGAAAAGGAAGACTAAAGTTAAAGATCAGGAACACAGG GAAAAGATTAGGCAGAGCCTtcagcagcagcagaagaagaaacaggagcaacaacagaataaaaataataaactaaaaaCCTCTCAGTCTACTGGGCCTCGGCCTTCTGCTCTGGATAGATTTAAACGCTGA